A window of the Carassius carassius chromosome 36, fCarCar2.1, whole genome shotgun sequence genome harbors these coding sequences:
- the LOC132116514 gene encoding proteinase-activated receptor 2-like, translated as MAVSASYSILFIFSCVLLTFASADPVEPKPRGLIFVDSPDKTVNDSDKRFNYSDKFDIDLITNTLQSSLTTILLPVIYMIVLSVGLPTNAMAIYVLLFRSKKIHPGTIYMANLALADLMFVIWTPLKIVYHLKGNNWTFGEGMCKVFVGFFYGNMYCSILFITCLSIQRYWVCAHPLSQQRKNNKFAIIISVCIWIFICVSTTPLYLYQQTVELSFLKITTCHDVSIIHMENFVSGNVFLDVQLPYYYFMVMAGLVFFIPLLVIIAAYILLLRSLGNPTVEGNAGKSRQRAVVLILTVLITFLICFIPSNVMLVVHYALLQNGQVNNGYGFYIMTLSLASLNSCLDPFIYYYVSDEFREHVKNTLLCRSSRTVKRMRASFNSFKYSKPTKTYTFSTGNTESSN; from the exons ATGGCTGTGTCTGCAAGTTATAGCATCTTGTTTATTTTCTCCTGTGTACTGCTAACTTTTGCATCGGCGGATCCAG TTGAACCCAAACCTCGAGGTTTAATATTTGTGGATTCCCCAGACAAAACTGTCAACGATTCAGACAAAAGATTCAACTATTCAGACAAATTCGACATTGATCTTATCACTAATACACTACAGAGCAGTCTCACAACTATCCTCCTGCCAGTTATTTACATGATTGTTTTGTCTGTGGGGCTACCAACCAACGCGATGGCTATATATGTCTTGCTGTTCAGGTCAAAGAAAATTCACCCTGGTACCATTTACATGGCCAACCTAGCACTGGCTGACCTGATGTTTGTCATCTGGACCCCTCTTAAGATCGTTTACCATTTGAAAGGAAATAACTGGACTTTTGGTGAAGGGATGTGCAAAGTTTTTGTGGGTTTCTTCTACGGCAACATGTACTGCTCCATCCTCTTCATCACTTGTCTGAGCATCCAGCGGTACTGGGTCTGCGCTCACCCGCTCTCCCagcaaagaaaaaacaacaagttTGCTATCATCATATCTGTTTGTATCTGGATCTTCATTTGTGTCAGTACTACACCTTTGTACTTGTACCAGCAAACCGTTGAACTCTCATTCCTCAAGATCACCACCTGCCACGACGTCAGTATTATCCATATGGAGAACTTTGTATCTGGCAATGTGTTCCTGGATGTTCAGctgccttattattattttatggtgATGGCAGGTCTTGTCTTCTTCATCCCACTGTTGGTCATCATTGCAGCTTATATTCTTCTCCTTCGCTCACTTGGGAATCCCACAGTCGAGGGGAATGCTGGAAAAAGCCGCCAACGAGCTGTGGTTCTCATCCTTACGGTGCTCATAACGTTCTTGATCTGCTTCATCCCAAGTAACGTGATGTTGGTTGTGCATTACGCTCTCCTGCAAAATGGCCAGGTCAATAATGGCTATGGTTTCTACATCATGACACTGAGCCTGGCCAGTCTCAACAGCTGCTTGGACCCTTTCATCTACTATTACGTCTCGGATGAGTTCAGGGAGCACGTCAAGAACACGCTACTGTGCCGTAGCAGTCGCACGGTGAAGAGGATGAGGGCCTCGTTTAACTCATTCAAGTATTCTAAACCGACCAAGACCTATACTTTCAGCACAGGCAACACAGAAAGCAGCAACTGA